The genome window CCTGCATGTCTATATCAGGCCATTTACCCACATGTCTACATCAGAGCATTCATCCCCATGTCTACAGTAGAGCATTTACTCGCATGTCTACATCCGAACATTTACCCGCATGTCTACATCAAACCATTTATCTTCATGTCTCCATAAGAGCATTTACCCACATGTCTACATCAGAGCATTCATCCGCATGTCTACATCAGAGCATTCATCATTATGTCTACACTTGAACATTTACTCGCATGTCCACATCAAACCATTTACCTACATGTCTCCATCAGAGCATTTACCCACATGTCTACAGCAGACCATTTACCCGCATGTCTACTTCAGATCATCCGCTCGAATATCTACATAAGATCATTCACCCACATGCATACATCAGAGCATTTACGCACATGTCTACATCAGAGCATTTGCCCGCATGTCTATATCAGAGCATTTACCCACATGTCTACATCAGAGCATTTACCCACATGTCTACATCAGAGCATTTACCCATATGTTTACATCAGACCATTTGCCCACATGTTCACATCAAACCATTTACCCACATTTACAGGTATGTCTACACCAGAATgtatgaaactttttttaaaatatagttGGCGTTTGGTTAGAAAATTAATAATCACTATgtgttatggttttatttatttcagttaatgGAAGAGAACAGCTTACCGAGGTTTCACGATGTCGCGGCTGTTCTGGCGCCAATTTGACTGATATGCTGGCCGTTATACCCTGATACACACAATGGTTTCCAGAGTTATTGACACAAAGTTTTACCTATCCATTTGGCAGTCATTTAACTACAACTGTTATCATATCAACCTAACCCAGTAAAGGAGAAAGCATGGAGAAACTTTTGTTCCCCCGCTTTTTCAGGAAACTCTGTATGATCTCTATTTTCCTGTGTGTCAGCATAATGGTTGTCAAGGTGATATACATGGGTCACAATGAAGGCAACAGAGAACTGTTTGAGTTGAGAAGTCGGGTAGCCGAGTTGGAAAATCTGCTAAAATCTACCAAAATGGTATCGCGTGAAATACCAGAAGCTCGAGAGTTGGGTCGAGATTTGAACTTGGCGGAAGCTCGAAAAagaatggaaaaaaatgtgacagTGGTAATGTTTTCCTATGACGAAGATGTCAGTTGTTTAAAATCCAGAATAGACAATGTGCTCCAAGAGTATCCAAATATCAAAGTGATCATATCTTCGACGAAAACTATCGACATTCCGTTCTCACAAAATGTCGAATATTTACCAAACATAGAGAAGGAAGGAAAAGCACTGGCAACAATGATTGATAAGGTAAAATCCCCTTATTTCCTGTACTTATCATCCAGTGTCCAGTTACCGCCACAAAACTCCGACATCAGTGTCTCGTGGCTACTCCACGCGCTGGAAAAGATACCGGAACTGGATTTCATTGGTGGATCTTTCTTACGTAATCAGACCGGTGCACGGTATCCCGTGCTGGAGGTTCCCTGTTACCGATTGCGCATGTGCAACTGGACACTGTCACAAACGTTTGAGTATCGGTACAGCGTGGACGACATGATGGTTTGCGAAGAAACATCCTCTTCCTTCATGGGACGAAAAAAAAGAGTAATCGAACTTGGCCAATTTGATTCTAATCTGGATGCCATGGCAACCACGGATTTCTTTTGGCGAGTGAAAGGTAAAGCGATCACGGGCCTCCGACCAGAAGTACAATTCACAGTTTCCAAAAAAGTGCTTTCCTCCTTCTTTACCTGCAGCTACTGAAGCCGATCTGAAGTTTGCCTTTATGAAAAAATACGAACTGTACATTGTTCGAGACAACTTTAAACGTGAAGTCAAGGCATTGGATTCGAAGCATTACAGCTCTTTGAAGAGAAATTACGGCTATGATTATAACAGAGATGGTTACTTCGCCAGTCCGATGTACGCACGCGGACTTCTGCTAGATCTGGAATTAGCTGCGGACTTCCTGGAATCCAAGGTAATCATATCCAACcatttttatgcatatatttcttATGATTTGTTTACCTTCGGTTAATTTTGACTGAAGGGTATTGATCCAGTCATGTGCAGACGTCCGTCGGTCTGGTCGGTCTGGTCGCCTGGTAGTCTGGTCGGTCTctcaaaatgtattttgtattcgTGGCTTGATAGCATTTGCAACAGTGGAAACCGTTCAAAGGGGTGTTCCAATGGGCGTTCCAAGTGGTGTCCAAATTAGCGTTCCAACGGGTGTCCCAATGGGTGTTCCAAGAGGTGTTCTAAGGGGCATTCCAAGCCAAATACGAAGGCCGTTTATGATGATATGGAATCTCTGGAGCCGTTAATCTATGAACTGTGACGTTGAACAAGGATTGTTACATCTGTATTAGGTGTGTAAGCTATTTATTCATGCGTTATCAGCTATTTGAGCAGTTTTATTAGACTGTATATCAACCACATGACACCCCTCAGTCACTGGCAACAGACGTGCTTAAACGAGTCGGTGCACAAATTAGAATTATGGTTCTCGATTAGTGCTCGAACAAAATAAGATAAGCGTGACATACTCCTTACGACGCGTCGGACTCTCACTCTCAgaatagacaagcttgacctttggagtctGTGCGAAGCACATAGGCTTGTTTACACTTAGGCCTAACCGCATCACTCTTGCTCTTCCGCGGAACTATtcaatcagcattcatcaataacattttttaatttgttggTTAAAATTATATTGCACACACTTTAGATAAAGATTGCCTCTATATAAAGTATAATTATGAACTAGAATTATAAATTGACATAGAGTTCATGGgttttctgacatcatggtGGTAGGGTGGGCATGGAGAAAAGCCCTGACCGTCCGCAGGCTGCTGATGCATCTTCCCACGTACTCTAATACACTTCCAACATTCGCTACGTACATTAATTGCATGGCTACATCCCgaacagaatatgtacatgtataggtctcTGCTTCTCAGATTATTAGGGAATCTGATCATTACCAGGTGGTCTACCTGTAGCCTCCTTAAAACGTAGTAAAGCACGGATTTTGAGTGTACGCATATTAAAGTCGAACATTCACCTAACATTCATTGGCAAATAAACGATCGTCTGCTGCAGGCTGCTTCAACGGACTTTCAGttcaacacacacaacattTACTTTTCAACCTGTTCGAAAAGCCcactgcaagaccttcccacgtacgaccggagaggaagctagcagtggatgacttgaactcacagagaccggtATTGATGAGTCATATACAtacacctgggtcattgtgccgcgctagCAGGCAAACCTCGACCTGAGGGCCCCAACACATCATGTGTACACCGTATGAAAGTTTAtacacagcacacacaacagagtaaaatactgtaaatataccTACATTTACAGACAAATGGAATGCATCTCGCATTAGTACACTTATTATGGGTGTAACATCTTCTAGGCGTATCTTTGATTGGCCATATGTACTTTTGCAACACTTTGGCTGTGTATAAAAAAACATGGGACGATATTGTCAGTTTACAGAATTCTACTTATGGAACTACAACTGTAACTGGTCGTGATTTTACAGTCAGAAACGAGCGGTTGTCAGCAAGAAAATGTAGGGCAGCTCGAAGAGTTGCAAGgagggtttacagtaaaatacACGTTGTTATTACAGTGTATAACATGTATAGGGCGCTTAGCAAAAGTGCATATGTGCGTGGACGTGTGCTTATACACGTACCGGTACTGAATATACCGTGAGAGATAAATTCACATAATGTATTCATTTCCTTTCGGTACACAACACAGTCTGTAATCACGATatacttcgtcgtcatatgactgagaaattgttgagtacgacgttaaaccccaagcactcactcacgatTTACTGAACGGTTCCAGATTGCACTGCAGGGCAATTTTGATATGCCAACCTGCGGATACATTTCTGATCGGTATCGTGCTCTAATCGTACAGTGACGTGCAATAAACGTACACAGACGTGCAATAACCGCACAGTGTCGTGTAATGCCCGTACGGTACTGTGCAATAACAGTTTTGTGACAGGCAATAAATGTATCTTACTGtgcaaaaaaataattgcaCTGTGCCGTGCAATAACCGTGTACTACCGTGCAATAGGCACACACTACCGGTTTATAAACGTGCAATAGCCCTATGGCACAATGAAGTAAGTATATTGTAACGTGCAATAACCGTATGGCACAATGAAGTAAGTATACCGTAACGTGCAATAACCGTATGGCACAATGAAGTAAGTATACCGTAACGTGCAATAACCGTACAGTACGGTGCAATAACCGTACAGGAATGTGTAAGAATCGTATTGTAGAGTAGCATAACCATGCAGTGTGGTGTGATGAAAGTGTTGATGTGTTTACGTATAACTACAATGTGCGCAGTATTGTTTTTGTTCCAGAATATTTCTTTCTTCATAGACTCAGGAGTACCCCTTGGCGGCGTGAAGACTGGAGGCCTACTGCCGTGGGATGTTGACATAGACCTGGGCTTCTTTCACGACTGGAAACCCGTCCACGAAGGTCTAGCTAAACTTTGCAAGGACAGAGGCATTCCGGCCACAATCGCCAGAGGTAAGGGAACAGGCATTAGATTTATGTATCGAGGGAAGGACGagtgaaaactgaaatttgtCGCCAAAGAACCTTCAGTCATAGCAATATCAGCCAGTGGTGGTAATAGAGCTGCTGATGTGGCCTAACAAAAGGTTCTTTGCTCTCGCCAATGTGTCATACATATTGAGTACGCTCTGCGAATGAAAATATGTGCGTCACGTGAAAAAGTTCGTCAAAACgcaggtggtttactccagactcTTGGTCCTCTCCCACCTACGGAAATACAATGGGTCACTGGGGGCAGGGTGatagacaggaagtgatgtcagaaaactcAAACAAcccgtctcaacctttgtctctaataatacgttatacatatgtattctctatatctacatacatatatctgtatatctatACTCTATATctagtatgtacaacatgattccaCCAAAAACCCGAAACATTTTCATTGATGCATTCTGcttaaatagttccgcgggagtagacaagtgatgaggctaagcctaacaAGTCTACGTTCGTCttacaggctccaaaggtcaagtttgtgtatttttgacagtgatgtaaagcgaaaggtggAGAGCGATGATTGCGCTGTAAGGAGTCCGGAGTACGAATTGACACAGTAaagaaaaaatttgtaaattattcAGTTAATAAACAACTCGTTGCTAACAACAGAAGGTAATGAATAACTATCTTTGGGGTAACGCCACGTTGGCAGTATTTCAGGCATGTCGTGGCATATCATGGCTATCTTTGCTTTGCGTATCACTGGACACGCTAGCTGTTACATTATAGATAAGCCTTTCGAAATTCCTTTGAAGGCTTTAATTGCAGTCTTTTGCGACAATTTCATCTAACTTGGCCTTTTaatttcgtgttttttttttaacccatatccttcctctccggtcgtacgtgggaaggtctgtcagcaacctacggattgtcatggttttattggggctctgcccagtttctgtCCATCAAAATGGTGattgtgatataagtgaaatattcttgaatatggcgtaaaaaactATCCAATACACGTTTAaaaatgatgacgtcatttcattTCAGAATCTCTGGGAGACGGGAGACAAGAGCTGGTTTTCCGCGCGGCGGGGGAATTTGGTTACAATTGTATGTATCAACAGCCTGTGAGCGTTGTTGAGGAGAATTCCATAATGCATACTTACATTCACGGACGGAAGTACCCAGTGAAAACATACCTCTTCTCTAGTTTTCGAACGATGTACGGAATAAAATACTTAGAGATGCATGGAGCACGTGGGCGCATGAATTGTCGCACGAAAGGTCACCACGCATGCCTACCAGAACAGTTCAGTTACGGTGGCGGCCATTGGCGAGAGTATTATTGTGACCTGTAAGTGAAGATGGAGTTGTGAGGTGGGGTGGGTATGGGGGTGTAAAGTTGGGGTGGGGACATCGCTAAACATAACAGAGGAAATACCCaaatcatttgttttcagtCGTGTGGAGTGTCTCTTGGGGAGGACATCCTTGTTGTTGTATTTCTTGGGTTACCTGTTCATTACGATGACGTAGTTCATGCTCACGAAACAAACCAAATATGTTTTCTAATCACGCATTTTTTTGTGACTCCATGATATATATACATCGAGAACTCTGGGACTAGGATGCGAAGGCTGTGTCGACTTTTAACAAAACTGTCCCAAACTGTCTCAACGTTCACGTGTTTAACATGATGAAATCCATAACGTGAAGAGCAAATGCAACACGCTAATTTTACCTACATGGAGAGAATCTTGGTTGATGTGATACACATTATGACGGGATTTACCTTCCTGTGCATGTGGAATTTACATTCATACTAACAGTGCATTATACCTCAGCATACTTTTCGTTATTTCAGATGATTAACACAGGTTAATTCTTGCTGAAAGCggtaaactaaaaaaaaattacctgttAATTGTGACAGaacgtctgttgtctgagtgacgctagaatgtattctgctatacCATGAGATTGTTGTGTTTAATATaccacacatattctattaattcaacataaagattctttattagactaacaggatgttatgttgaatatgaaggaatgttgtgttacaataacagagtacattctagcatcaatcagacaacagactttctgctaaaattaacagattaatttttttgagtataTGAGAGAGCCGATCAAATGACAGAAATAGAACGGAGAAATGGAAAAttcttacaaaaatattacTGGATGATTTAGGTCATGTGATCCATTTTAAAGCTCTAACAACGTTCGAGCTATACAAAAGAAATTTTGGGAAGGAGATTAAAGAGAAATTTCAACATTAGGAGACTAAAAGCTTTTAAGATTTGGCAAATAGGGTgaaatggaacaaaaaaaatggcagTGGAAAGTAACTGTTTTAAACGACTTGCGTTGTCGATCGACTCAAatcaatacaacaacaacaatgaaccAGTTCGTAGTTTATACTGTTTTTATAATACTCACAGTAAAGCCGAGAATGAGTCTGTGTTTATGAGCGAGAAATAGGAGAAAGGGATGTAGGGGTATAATCCGCTGAGATTAGGAGAGTAAGAGTACATCTGATACATTTGTCGATTTTACACACATTCCATGGGTACACACTTGAAATAATTGTTTCATTCATATACACATTTCTGTCAGATTTTATAGACGCGTACAAACTGATGTTTTATTCCTAGAGATTGTGTTTAGCAATCAAACATATATGATTATTATTGTGAACATGCAAAATGTTTGCATAATAACGTGGTGGATATTTCAGTAAACACAAATAGACTTTTTCCAGTAATACGTGTGTTATTAAGCGCAAAAAGCggataaacatgtaaaagtgtTAACTAtggtaaacatgtgacatgtttacataatAAAGGAGCTGGTACGGCAAGGCGGAGAATCGACctcagagaggtacgataagaaagtgcaaatttctaAATCCCAGCAAAATTGAGTAAATTTTTCGAATCAGACGTATAAAATTTGGTCgaagcacccataaaacttatatggccataaaagagatggttgcttagtgaTAACCCGCCAAAAATTCACTCTTGATAAAAAACGCCTATGTTTCGAGCAATCACTGTGttcttaatttacagtatgaagatcaacgttaatatttttactgaaactttcatttgtgtatttctAGGTACTGTGAAAGTTTCATCTtcgttaacgtttgtcttcgtatgtaaaacataaactttattatGTGATCACTTTTGTAATACTCTGGCTAGCTTAAAATCCATTTTTGTGTAAAAGATCGGATggcatccttcatagtacacTGAACTAACGAGATCATTTTGGAGAATATGTTGCTCCTCTAGGAAGAGTTCGAAACttcgtgtttattttttttcctttggaaGCACACTGTTGtgtgaataaatatatagaccTTTTTGCGTTATGTAAGTGTTATTATGAATTAGGCTGGATTGTTAAGGTAtagtattaaataatgtgtgaCACGGAATAGCGAAATCATACCTGAATCCTTGTCGAGAGCACATGAGGCCGTCTAGTTATCATTGATATTAACATGCAGAGCgaaagtataaggctgaaagttacatgtacatatgttatgtATTTGCTTCATTGATTAGAGTAtagctcaagaacatttcagaaTGTTACCATTCTTGTGCAGTGATTACCCAAACTTGACAGTGTCTACTGCAAGAATATGTATTTCAGCGTGACTGAAGTAGGATAGTGTTTTTCGAATCTTAGACCAAAACATCGCTTCAGCGCTTGTTAGGAGCTTTATAAATCGCATGCTTGTCATATAACatgaaaagaagagtaaaacagaactaaaaCAAGTGGCCTTACGAGTATGTCAACAGTTATCACTCAcggctatagtcagtttcggtTCTTGAGGTGCGCAATtccttgcactggggccgatttcccgccttaccatacgaggtttattcacatgtttacaacaccagtaagaaacatttttacatgttgttCGGGTTTTTACACTAAATAACAGAAGGCCATACTTGCTGGACTATTTCTATTTACTGAAAATATCCACTACTTTACTGTGTAAAAGTTTCAGTTGTGGACTAATATAATCACGTCTCATTCATTCCAAAGTAACGAGACGCATATTTTTAGTGTGTATAGTGATTTTGTATATATAGCCCTTTTATATTATGTCAGTATTCTAAATAAATGGCGACAAGGTAACCTAGAAATTTCCAACACCATTTTCCTACGCTCTGACATTGGGAAGACAATTTTCTTCGCCCAGACGTCTGTTACTAAGGAAATGTTATCTTATACCATCTTACAGAATGCCCGAATGCGAGCGATCTCATGTCATTTCCAAAGCCATAGACTCATTGGGTTCAGCTGGTTTTATGTACATCTGTGCATGCGGGTAAGCCCGCAGATTTGACCTTTGACCCTTTTCAGACATCGTTTGTCGTATTTTGAGGAAAATATTCTATGCGTTACCGTTCACTCATTTTGGAGCATACACATGTTTAAATcgaatgtttaaaattattttgtatgcGTGCGTGTGCGCATTTGTGTGCGTGCTCTTGCGACAAGGTGCTAAAGGGACTAGTTTactctgttgttgttgaggAGACGCATGATGGTATCGCAGACTACGTATACATTTAGTGTCCATTGTTCTACTTCAGTCCATCAACCATGTGCATCTGTAACATACAGTACGTGCTTGCTGAGGACTTATGAATATAGTCTTTCTGCTTTTAGTGTGAGGTGCTTTGAGTacagaaattttaatttttgcaatTTAATTTAGTGCAAATATTTCTGCAATTATACAGTGtgccatatatatgtacattattaaaaCCATTTACATGCTTGAGTCTTGGTTTAAACTGCAGTGCTTCAAATGaacaataaattacaaaaactgaattaataaaaaaactgaacaaaatttaACGACTTTGACTTCGTTTTTGTAGTGTAAGCTTTGATATGATATCTCATGGTTTCTGTCTTTGACAAATGCATTCTTCTACATGCATGCACTATATGTGTCAGCATGCATTTTttggtatttgtttttgttattgatGAAAGCTGAATGCGTTTCTAGGGAAACGCGATTGCGTTGCCGATAACTCTGGTtgagacagacaaacaaaaatacagtataatgcCCGCGAACTACCTTCTTAACGTTAGTATCTTTATTATTCATCCGTTTGAAGTGTTGTTCTACAacgaaaataaatacaaatacaataagTATTTTCCAATCCTTTAAGCATGCattaaacatacaaacacaatggtataaatattgttttgtagTTTCTATAATTCATCATTCAGCTTTTAGATAAACCATACTTTGTAAATAACACTTTGTAAACGTTAGGTACGTATTAATATATCACACCATATAAATGTAGGTTCTTACAAATTTCTGTACCTTTCTGTAGAAAGATTCCATTTTAGCATCAACAAGGTATTTCCAAGGACTCCTCGCTATTGCTCAAAGCACGTGTTAACGCAGAGAGAATGGAACATGTTCCATGTTTATCGCATCGGACTAGAGCGTAATGCTGGTGTGTATTGACTGTGCATCGGACAAGAGTGTAATGCTGGTGTGTATTGACTGTGTATCGGACAAGAGTGTAATGCTGGTGTGTATTGACCCTGCATCGGACATGAGTGTAATGTTGATGTGTGTTGACTGTGCATGGGGTAAGAGTGTAATGCTGGTCTGTATTGATTGTGCATCGGACAAGAATTTAATGCTGGTGTGTATTGAGAGTGCATCGGACTAGAGTGTGATGTTGGTGTGTATTGACTGTACATCGGACAAGAGTCTAATGCTGGTGTGGATTGACTGTACATCGTACAGGGGTCTAATGCTGGTGTTTTGACCCTGCATCGGGCATGAGTGTAATGTTGATGTGTGTTGACTGTGCATCGGACAAGAGTGTAATGCTAGTGTGTACTGACTGTGCATCGGACAAGAGTGTAATGCTGGTGTGTATTGATTGTGTAGTGGaatatacaggtaaacaataTCACTGACACACGATCGGCATATGCATCAAGCTATATGGAATATATTTCAAGTGTCGGTTGAAATACAGCGTAAGAgttattttcatgatttttcacCTAATAAACGCGGCTGGCATATTCATCGGTGCATGAAACGGAAGTGTCCGTTGTGAACCACCACCCTTTATCAGGtgtctgacttaaagccgcaacCAGCCGCTGCTGTGTTCACTATACTTTTGTCGTGCTATATTGGGAAGTAGTATACAACGTCCAAAACGTGTCGGATTGAGAAGGAGCCCAAATTGAGGAGGAGCCGTGTAGAGTGGAGTGTTGAGCTGTGTCGCGCTAAAACGGAGCTATGGGTGAGTTGGATTTTCCCGCTCGACTTTTATGTCTTCGGCGTATCAGTCCTCGGCGGTGCCGCCGTAAGCGGCTTGTGGTAACGGTAATGGGGCAAGCTAAGAAAATGGCATTGGTCGAGCAGCAGCTCTTAGGTACGGTCACGCAGCCGCCACCCATCTCCCTGTTCCCCGTTCCCAGTACCGTCAAAACCCTCAACGCGTTCGAACAAGAGATGGCATAGATCCTCCGCGAGACGACCCTCTCGGACGATAATAAAATACAGTGGTAGCACCACACTCTTCAGCTGTACCGTGTGTTTCAAGACCAATACCAAGCTCCCAAGTCCGTCGGTCGTTTAAGTGGGTCGCTGTGACGGCGAAGGAAAATGAATTTCAGCTCGTACCCCTGGGACTGGACGTCTACTGTACAATACTGTATTGTACTAGCATACaaagcgcggactcaacgacacggACTTCTGGCTTCTCAGTCCAAACGCAGTATACTACTTGTGTTACACTTATCGATCGTGTCGTACATTCTTCGGAACGCCGTGTGGATCACATCACGTTTGATTAGCTCACAACCTTTGGTTTGCTGCATGACAGCATGATGGAGGCTATGTTCCCTTTGTAGTGAGATAAAATGTATCGTCTCCATAccgatctacatgtatgaaaatctGCAAATAAAAGCGAAACTGAGATAGaccttctttgtttttgttttattctacctgtttcattattcatattttcCGACCTGGAAACCGGAAACGCCTCATCCAGATATAAAAAACATCGCCGAAATCTGCGCCTGCATTGATttcttttgaaaattgttgaagtaaacaaatcaatacTAACACATTTGCCTGAATCGAAAACATTCGTGTCCAAATTCAGAAGGCAGGGTATAGAGTGACTGcagggcccggtttcacgaagctTTTTATGTGTACTCAATTGTTAAAGTCAGGATTTTTTGCCAGGATGGAGTGTTTCTCgacaaaacttaagtcaaacgCTTCATATGTATAATATGATGTTGCTTAAGCAAAATAGCTTAAGAAGTGttgtgaaaccgggcccagTCCTCAAGGTCACACCCCGGTAATCTTGTGATAGTCTGGAGGAACACGTGTGCAGTCCCCTGGCATACCAGGTTCTCTGTTCACGCACAATCACACAGCTTGTTCACATACCGACACAACATGCCTTTGCCGTGCAATTCTCAGGAGTGCAACAACCTATACCAAGCCCTGTGGCTGATCTGTACCAAGATATAACTGAACTGTACCAAGCTGTAACTGAGCTGTACCAAACTCTGACTGAGCTGTACCAAACTCTGACTGAGCTGTACCAAACTGTACTTAACTGTATCAAAAG of Liolophura sinensis isolate JHLJ2023 chromosome 13, CUHK_Ljap_v2, whole genome shotgun sequence contains these proteins:
- the LOC135480301 gene encoding uncharacterized protein LOC135480301, which gives rise to MKKYELYIVRDNFKREVKALDSKHYSSLKRNYGYDYNRDGYFASPMYARGLLLDLELAADFLESKNISFFIDSGVPLGGVKTGGLLPWDVDIDLGFFHDWKPVHEGLAKLCKDRGIPATIARESLGDGRQELVFRAAGEFGYNCMYQQPVSVVEENSIMHTYIHGRKYPVKTYLFSSFRTMYGIKYLEMHGARGRMNCRTKGHHACLPEQFSYGGGHWREYYCDL